One Bacteroidota bacterium genomic window, ACGTCAACGGTCACGGACATAGTGTTCAGATCTTCTACCTCTCCGCTCGTCGAGACGCTTTGAACTTTGTACTGGTACGTTGCACCGGTAGTCACGCTGTTGTCTTTGAAGGCATAGAGTCTCCCTTTTGCGCTCGTGCCAAGCCCTCTCAAGCTGCCGTTGCTGACGAAGCTAGAAATGAGCTTGAAACATGTAGTGCCAGGGTCCCTCCTCAGAATCTTGAATCCGGCATTATCAACCTCAGACTTCGTTTCCCATGTCAGTGTAACAGAACCGACCTCCGCTGTTGCTCTGAACGCCGTCGCCTGCAAGGGGTAGTTTCGATCGCTCACCTCAACCGTCGGCATGACACCCGATGGCGGGTAGGTGCGGACGCGCGCCCAAGTGACGTACACCGTTTTGTCTGGCCAAAACCCGCTGATTCCGAAATAGCAGCTATCGTACCTCTCGGTGTCCACCCACCATACCGTTGCCGGTGTGTTCCCATAGTTGATTTGGGCTTTGATGGTGTCGCAGTCCAGACCGACCACCAGCGCCCAGATCTCGTACGACGGCACGGACGGATAAGTCGAGGTAAATTGCCGTTCGTACTGATTGCTGCCCGAATAATCCATAAGATACTGCCGTGGGCCGGTCCCGTTCCACACGGTCCAATATGCCCCATAGCCGGCGGTGATCGCAGAGGCCAGCGGCTTGCCAAACGTCAGACCGAGCTGCTGGTACGGTCCTGAGACACATGCGTAGGCCTCCAGGATCAAGGGCCGCGTCATCATCAATGTATCTTTGAACTGCCCTACGTCGTATCCTCCGCTGGTGCTTTTGAAAGAAATCCCGTCGTTGACGTTCACGGAGCCAACTTGACTGGTATTCCAGTCGCCTGGAAGAGATGTCCCTGCAAAGTTCCAGTAATTTTTGAACACGTTCGCACCGTTATCGTACTCCCCGTAGGTTCCGGTGGCCGTCGGATATTCCCCCCACACCGATGAAATAGAATTCCCCATGTTGTTCGTGCCTGTACTGAGAAAGCCCATATAGATAGTCAATTTGCCGCCTGCTC contains:
- a CDS encoding T9SS type A sorting domain-containing protein, which gives rise to MFTRQTFYCALLVNLLSGSLLQLRVQAQPSLPAGVQTYVPITITNNQTTATRANFQQMLTINWTTYAQVNSGVTNVEFFDTSGAILMAWCESNASSGDTSSVVWVNLGADTISGAGGKLTIYMGFLSTGTNNMGNSISSVWGEYPTATGTYGEYDNGANVFKNYWNFAGTSLPGDWNTSQVGSVNVNDGISFKSTSGGYDVGQFKDTLMMTRPLILEAYACVSGPYQQLGLTFGKPLASAITAGYGAYWTVWNGTGPRQYLMDYSGSNQYERQFTSTYPSVPSYEIWALVVGLDCDTIKAQINYGNTPATVWWVDTERYDSCYFGISGFWPDKTVYVTWARVRTYPPSGVMPTVEVSDRNYPLQATAFRATAEVGSVTLTWETKSEVDNAGFKILRRDPGTTCFKLISSFVSNGSLRGLGTSAKGRLYAFKDNSVTTGATYQYKVQSVSTSGEVEDLNTMSVTVDVPKIYSLYQNDPNPFNPSTNISYDLPTSTHVKLRIFDVTGHEIATLVDGQKEAGSYSVQWHASNVASGVYFYRLEAGNFVQTKKLMLLK